From a single Nostoc sp. MS1 genomic region:
- the aroF gene encoding 3-deoxy-7-phosphoheptulonate synthase codes for MIVVMKVGSPEVEINRISEELTNWGLTPEKIIGKHKVVIGLVGETADLDPLQIQEVSPWIEQVLRVELPYKRASRQYRHGEASEVIVNTPDGPVIFGEHHPLVVVAGPCSVENEEMIIETAQRVKASGAKFLRGGAYKPRTSPYAFQGHGESALELLTKAREASGLGIITEVMDAAELDIITEVADVIQVGARNMQNFSLLKKVGAQPKPVLLKRGMAATIEDWLMAAEYILAAGNPNVILCERGIRTFDRQYTRNTLDLSVVPVLRKLTHLPIMIDPSHGTGWAEFVPSMAMAAIAAGSDSLMIEVHPNPKKALSDGPQSLTPERFDNLMQELAVIGKAVGRWPQPMALSQN; via the coding sequence ATGATAGTAGTGATGAAAGTTGGTTCCCCGGAAGTGGAAATCAACCGTATTAGTGAAGAACTAACTAATTGGGGACTGACACCAGAAAAAATTATCGGTAAACACAAAGTAGTAATTGGTTTAGTAGGAGAAACCGCCGATTTAGATCCCCTACAAATCCAAGAAGTTAGCCCTTGGATTGAGCAAGTATTACGGGTAGAACTCCCTTATAAACGAGCTAGTCGCCAATATCGTCACGGTGAAGCTTCGGAAGTAATTGTCAATACACCAGATGGCCCAGTTATCTTTGGTGAACATCATCCTCTAGTAGTGGTTGCTGGCCCCTGTTCCGTCGAAAATGAGGAAATGATCATTGAAACGGCGCAGCGCGTCAAGGCATCGGGAGCCAAGTTTTTGCGCGGTGGTGCATATAAGCCTCGTACTTCCCCTTACGCCTTTCAAGGACACGGCGAAAGTGCATTGGAATTGTTGACAAAGGCACGAGAAGCTAGCGGCTTGGGCATTATTACCGAAGTAATGGACGCGGCGGAACTGGACATTATCACAGAAGTCGCTGATGTCATCCAGGTAGGCGCAAGAAATATGCAGAATTTCTCTCTGCTGAAAAAAGTAGGAGCGCAACCCAAACCAGTGCTTTTAAAGCGGGGTATGGCTGCAACTATCGAAGATTGGTTAATGGCAGCCGAGTATATTCTAGCTGCTGGCAACCCCAACGTAATTTTATGCGAACGGGGTATTCGGACTTTTGACCGTCAATATACACGTAATACTCTAGATTTATCTGTCGTACCAGTATTACGGAAATTAACTCACCTACCCATTATGATTGATCCCAGTCATGGTACAGGTTGGGCCGAGTTTGTGCCATCAATGGCTATGGCAGCGATCGCAGCTGGTAGCGATTCCCTGATGATAGAAGTACACCCCAATCCTAAAAAAGCCCTATCCGACGGGCCACAATCCCTGACACCAGAGCGTTTCGACAACCTAATGCAAGAGTTAGCCGTCATCGGCAAAGCAGTAGGACGCTGGCCACAACCAATGGCTTTATCACAAAATTA
- a CDS encoding PAM68 family protein, which produces MPAEESERSRLPFEPKKKRQKPAKAPSKPAVQLKETETSDNKQRMYTKQEMAIPEVVSQRMIRRVAAFCGIPTALGITTLVVSYLLAIYSHIQLPPIAVLLVNMGFFGLGVLGITYGVLSASWDVEREGSILGLGELSTNWGRMVEGWRETRQKKA; this is translated from the coding sequence ATGCCTGCCGAAGAATCTGAACGCAGTCGTTTGCCTTTTGAACCGAAAAAAAAGCGCCAAAAACCTGCAAAAGCTCCAAGTAAGCCAGCAGTACAGTTAAAAGAAACTGAAACATCAGATAACAAGCAGCGAATGTACACTAAACAGGAGATGGCAATTCCTGAAGTGGTCAGCCAAAGAATGATTCGGCGCGTAGCTGCATTCTGCGGTATACCTACAGCTTTGGGTATTACTACCCTAGTTGTTAGCTATTTGCTTGCTATTTATTCTCACATCCAACTACCTCCCATCGCTGTTTTATTGGTGAATATGGGATTTTTTGGTTTGGGTGTGTTGGGAATAACCTATGGTGTTCTATCTGCCTCTTGGGATGTGGAAAGAGAGGGTAGTATTTTAGGTTTAGGTGAACTTAGTACTAACTGGGGACGCATGGTAGAAGGTTGGCGCGAAACGCGGCAAAAAAAGGCGTGA
- the rpsO gene encoding 30S ribosomal protein S15, with protein sequence MALTQQRKQEIINNFQVHGTDTGSTDVQIAMLTERINRLSEHLQANKKDHSSRRGLLKLIGHRKRLLAYLQQESREKYQALISRLGIRG encoded by the coding sequence ATGGCTCTGACGCAACAGCGCAAACAAGAAATAATTAATAACTTCCAGGTTCATGGAACTGACACCGGTTCTACCGATGTCCAAATCGCTATGCTAACCGAGCGCATCAACCGCCTCAGTGAGCATTTACAAGCTAATAAAAAAGACCATTCTTCCCGCCGGGGTTTGTTAAAACTTATTGGTCATCGCAAGCGCCTTCTCGCTTACTTGCAACAAGAAAGTCGGGAAAAATATCAAGCCTTGATTAGTCGTCTTGGTATTCGTGGATAG